Proteins from a single region of Amycolatopsis sp. CA-230715:
- a CDS encoding lanthionine synthetase C family protein, whose product MTTTQQPGTLSERLAAQLAAPVIDPDDHSGREQSLSEGAAGIALLHVERALASTGSWATAHAWVTAATSRGVSTAADTNLYLGASAISFLLSAAQADGRDRYQRAATMLEHRVLVLARHRVETSAARASRGEATSFGEYDVFTGLTGIGRLLLQHNPDADVLEQVLDYFVRLTEPRPDQLPGWWVAHDPDTTIATPGGHANLGLAHGVCGVLAFLGTALRQGVTVEGHADAIARICGHLDTWRHDDDSGPWWPEWLTLDEIRTGRALQRGPLRPSWCYGTPGIARAQQIAAIATGDTARQHLAEDALAACLADPGQLAHVTDTSLCHGWAGLYQTAWRAAQDALTPNIAAHLPRLAASLSHADSDEPEQGSGLLTGTAGLALAAHTATHHTPPISGWDACLLIT is encoded by the coding sequence ATGACCACCACGCAACAACCAGGCACGCTCTCCGAGCGGTTGGCCGCGCAGCTGGCGGCCCCGGTCATTGACCCGGATGACCACAGCGGCCGGGAGCAATCGCTATCCGAGGGCGCTGCCGGGATCGCCTTGCTGCACGTCGAACGCGCTCTCGCCAGCACCGGGTCCTGGGCCACCGCTCACGCGTGGGTCACGGCGGCGACCTCCCGGGGCGTCAGCACCGCCGCCGACACCAACCTCTACCTCGGCGCGTCGGCGATCTCCTTCCTCCTGAGTGCGGCCCAGGCAGACGGGCGGGACCGCTACCAGCGCGCCGCCACCATGCTGGAACACCGCGTCCTCGTTCTGGCCCGGCACCGCGTCGAGACCTCCGCGGCCCGCGCCAGCCGCGGCGAGGCCACGAGCTTCGGCGAGTACGACGTGTTCACCGGCCTGACCGGGATCGGACGGCTCCTGCTCCAGCACAACCCCGACGCTGATGTACTCGAACAGGTTCTGGACTATTTCGTGCGCCTGACCGAACCCCGGCCCGATCAACTGCCGGGCTGGTGGGTCGCCCACGACCCGGACACCACGATCGCGACACCGGGCGGTCACGCGAACCTCGGCCTCGCCCACGGTGTTTGCGGCGTGCTGGCTTTTCTTGGCACCGCGCTGCGACAGGGCGTCACCGTCGAAGGCCACGCCGACGCAATCGCCCGGATCTGCGGGCACCTGGACACCTGGCGCCATGACGACGATTCCGGCCCGTGGTGGCCGGAATGGCTGACCCTCGACGAAATCCGCACCGGCCGGGCACTCCAGCGCGGCCCACTGCGACCGAGCTGGTGCTACGGCACTCCCGGTATCGCCCGCGCCCAGCAGATCGCCGCCATCGCCACCGGCGACACCGCCCGGCAACACCTCGCCGAAGACGCCCTCGCCGCCTGCCTAGCCGATCCCGGCCAACTCGCCCACGTCACCGACACCAGCCTCTGCCACGGCTGGGCCGGGCTCTACCAGACCGCCTGGCGCGCCGCCCAGGACGCACTCACCCCGAACATCGCCGCACACCTGCCACGCCTGGCCGCATCGCTCAGCCACGCCGACTCCGATGAACCCGAGCAGGGCAGTGGATTGCTCACCGGCACCGCAGGACTCGCCCTCGCCGCACACACCGCGACCCACCACACACCACCGATCTCGGGATGGGATGCATGCCTGCTGATCACCTGA
- a CDS encoding FxLD family lanthipeptide, whose amino-acid sequence MTLALTPPAEEADEFSLDLTVIADSLPLAKMSCDTSDNCGGTTCGSACTSHVATPL is encoded by the coding sequence ATGACCCTGGCCCTCACGCCCCCGGCCGAGGAGGCCGACGAGTTCTCGCTGGATCTGACGGTGATCGCCGACAGCCTGCCGCTGGCGAAGATGTCGTGCGACACCAGCGACAACTGCGGCGGCACGACCTGCGGATCCGCGTGCACCAGCCACGTCGCCACACCCCTGTGA
- a CDS encoding thiopeptide-type bacteriocin biosynthesis protein: MPADHLTARRTLEHAIATVLAGIPLAQAATAAEMDPSALTDAVEVYRDAGQRALDQHTDPGWWQVYLRFPDWDRAEHTAAQHLAPLLALAVDDGTTSGWWFVRKHPCWRLRLHCGPGHWQILTETLSGAFDDLTARGHLHSWWTGIYEPETAAFGDRPGIDTAHALFCADSHAILTLPHHDIGLGRRELSLLLCSTLMRAAHTEWYEQGDIWHHVARQRPLPADVTSGNVAAMAAAIRQPLLADLTEGPLLRPGGPLAPIAPWAGAFRDAGRALGTAAREGHLRRGVREIISYAIIFHWNRLGFTARTQAILAHAARTAILDAHPLTPADTDAPASPVAG; the protein is encoded by the coding sequence ATGCCTGCTGATCACCTGACCGCTCGCCGCACCCTCGAGCACGCCATCGCCACCGTCCTCGCTGGCATTCCTCTCGCCCAGGCCGCCACGGCGGCCGAGATGGATCCTTCGGCGCTGACCGACGCGGTCGAGGTCTACCGCGACGCGGGCCAGCGCGCGCTCGACCAGCACACCGATCCCGGCTGGTGGCAGGTCTACCTTCGCTTCCCCGACTGGGATCGCGCCGAACACACCGCGGCACAGCACCTCGCCCCGCTACTCGCCCTCGCTGTCGACGACGGCACGACGAGCGGATGGTGGTTCGTCCGCAAACATCCCTGCTGGCGGCTGCGGCTCCACTGCGGTCCCGGCCACTGGCAAATCCTGACGGAGACGCTGTCCGGTGCCTTCGACGACCTCACCGCGCGCGGTCACCTGCACTCGTGGTGGACCGGCATCTACGAACCCGAAACCGCCGCGTTCGGCGACCGGCCCGGAATCGACACTGCCCACGCCCTGTTTTGCGCCGACAGCCACGCCATCCTCACCCTGCCCCACCACGACATCGGCCTCGGCCGCCGTGAGCTGTCCCTGCTGCTGTGCAGCACACTCATGCGCGCCGCCCACACCGAGTGGTACGAGCAAGGCGACATCTGGCACCACGTCGCCCGGCAACGCCCGCTGCCCGCCGACGTCACCTCCGGCAACGTGGCCGCCATGGCCGCAGCCATCCGACAGCCTCTGCTGGCCGACCTCACCGAGGGGCCACTGCTCCGCCCCGGCGGGCCACTCGCGCCCATCGCCCCCTGGGCCGGAGCATTCCGCGACGCTGGCCGCGCGCTCGGCACCGCGGCACGCGAGGGCCACCTGCGCCGGGGAGTCCGCGAGATCATCAGCTACGCGATCATCTTCCACTGGAACCGCCTCGGCTTCACCGCGCGCACGCAAGCCATCCTCGCCCACGCCGCCCGCACCGCGATCCTGGACGCCCACCCCCTCACCCCCGCTGACACCGACGCCCCGGCATCGCCGGTGGCCGGCTAG
- a CDS encoding SAM-dependent methyltransferase: MSVTISPIHEEQGHYWNGQCFRSHGGCGAAVIGQGLRIRQQQQWGELPFICSCYPHISRVENAIVAEGDRAWPLDRVIAEELQRIAPYAKTALRMRRAFTSRVIQCAIDEGITQFVELGSGHLHTSAARAAVIGADAGQEPTIVLVDHDPLVVAYGQGDLEDDPNARHRSAMVRGNVFAVGKMLTYLAKQRLLDLDQRACVLGVDLLHFAEPEIDGRSVPQRLARRLHPGSFVAITHLTDEPLLAPANADDLVALRAVTARWCRAHQRCVPPHPRPCSVEEFARLVADLDLLDPGITTTRCWPEPEETRHPRAPYTLAAVGRIPERRPDASRRGAP; this comes from the coding sequence GTGAGCGTGACGATCTCTCCGATCCACGAGGAGCAAGGACACTACTGGAACGGACAATGTTTCCGTTCGCACGGCGGATGCGGGGCGGCGGTTATCGGGCAAGGTCTCCGGATTCGCCAGCAGCAGCAGTGGGGCGAACTGCCGTTCATATGCTCGTGTTATCCGCATATCTCGCGGGTGGAGAACGCGATCGTCGCCGAGGGCGACCGGGCATGGCCGCTCGATCGCGTGATCGCTGAGGAACTGCAACGCATCGCCCCCTATGCGAAAACAGCACTGCGGATGCGGCGCGCTTTCACTTCCCGGGTGATCCAGTGCGCAATCGACGAAGGCATTACCCAGTTCGTGGAGCTGGGCTCAGGGCATCTGCATACCAGCGCGGCACGCGCCGCAGTGATCGGCGCGGATGCAGGCCAGGAGCCCACGATCGTGCTCGTCGACCACGACCCGCTCGTCGTCGCATACGGGCAGGGCGACCTCGAGGACGACCCCAACGCTCGGCACCGATCGGCCATGGTGCGGGGAAACGTCTTCGCTGTCGGCAAAATGCTCACCTACCTGGCCAAGCAGAGACTGCTCGATCTCGACCAGCGCGCGTGCGTGTTGGGCGTCGACCTCTTGCACTTCGCCGAACCCGAGATCGACGGCCGCTCCGTGCCGCAGCGCCTGGCGCGACGCCTGCACCCGGGCAGCTTTGTCGCGATCACGCACCTGACGGACGAACCGCTGCTCGCGCCCGCGAACGCCGACGATCTCGTGGCTTTGCGCGCGGTCACCGCCCGCTGGTGCCGAGCACACCAGCGGTGCGTGCCTCCACACCCGCGACCTTGCAGCGTCGAGGAGTTCGCCCGGCTGGTCGCCGATCTCGATTTGCTCGACCCGGGCATCACCACGACCCGGTGCTGGCCCGAGCCGGAGGAGACCCGCCACCCCCGCGCGCCCTACACCCTGGCCGCAGTCGGACGTATTCCTGAACGCCGCCCCGACGCCAGTCGGAGGGGCGCACCATGA
- a CDS encoding lantibiotic dehydratase has translation MAAKHTLFRHVDLVLARISTNPGGLDVPEFLSAGTEDAAGTGRAWLARLWQRVEIRVALRIASPALAEQIDQLAAGDDGDPRQVRRVLAATSSYLLRWRRRATPFGLFAGVAAASIGTSASARLDPECRVSARADARWFGEIITGLQRRHDLLPRLTVVTNNAAFRRGTRVVTPARPDETQPQRGAALDTSIRHTRAVAAALDGAASPVRTAELAERIGAEFPRTSPEAIARLLAQLVESGALIATLRPPLTTTEPMAHLLAELDAAGIDDLPDLVKITAELAAIRDELALARAWAPMAEHAVALEQTEERMRAVHPSPGRVQAVDVVVAGELTVPEAVLREAESAATTLLRLTPFPFGDPAWKDWHARFLDRYGAGAVVGVREVVADSGLGFPAGFLGAARPRAAHLVTERDVTLLRLIQRASTDNRAEIVVTESVLEDLRVGDHAKLVAPARAELAFQLHAASPEALERGRFQLWVTGVPMHATSMAGRFTRLLSEQDRQRLAASYAPDRADVVCAQLSFPPRRERNENIVRVPRFLPYLIPLGEHHATDPTVIALDDLAVTADADEIALVRISTGQRVQPHIPHALQNTMQTPPLARFLAEVASARRAVYGPFGYGVADGLPFVPRIRHGRTVLSPARWHLTPTDVPPAAGTSSWDKALHTWQTRWHAPSAVVLVEGELRLSLDLDDPADRALLRSRLERNRTGNLELREAGPHENSGWAGRPCELVVPLRAAPPATTPGHDRTRTARPRVTVRRSDTAMPGRAGIIRAHLHAHPARFDEILTDYLPALITDASTEHDALPWWFWRHHDPTRADSDQHLVLCLRTRPDTDEAVTARLAGWAGTLHEAGLLAELTYASPTPSPAVLGHKPETREAIDKVLTADSVAAVEQLRCAKRAWTPGQALAAASMTEIAASLATAPHLGLRDLVDLLPHEPGKLDRALADAALALVDHHGQLRPLHSEQALTEAWQQRHHALAAYREHAAHDETVEERLVLRTLLRNHHLRAVSADPGTEKIIGRLTRAIAQRRLALLHQDRA, from the coding sequence ATGGCCGCGAAACACACCTTGTTCCGACACGTTGATCTGGTGCTGGCCCGGATCAGCACGAACCCGGGCGGGCTGGACGTGCCCGAGTTCCTGTCCGCCGGAACCGAGGACGCCGCCGGGACCGGCCGGGCCTGGCTGGCGCGACTGTGGCAACGCGTCGAGATCCGCGTCGCGCTGCGGATCGCGAGCCCCGCGCTGGCCGAGCAGATCGACCAGCTCGCTGCCGGTGACGACGGCGACCCGCGCCAGGTTCGGCGTGTGCTGGCGGCCACCTCGTCCTATCTGCTGCGGTGGAGGCGGCGCGCGACCCCGTTCGGCTTGTTCGCCGGGGTCGCCGCCGCCTCCATCGGCACCTCGGCGTCCGCTCGCCTCGACCCGGAATGCCGGGTGTCGGCGCGGGCGGACGCCCGCTGGTTCGGCGAGATCATCACGGGCCTGCAGCGCCGCCACGACTTGCTGCCGCGCTTGACAGTGGTCACCAACAACGCCGCGTTCCGGCGTGGCACCCGGGTCGTGACTCCCGCACGCCCGGACGAGACCCAGCCCCAGCGCGGCGCGGCACTCGACACCTCCATCCGCCACACCCGCGCGGTCGCGGCGGCCCTCGACGGTGCGGCGTCACCGGTGCGGACGGCGGAGCTGGCCGAGCGAATCGGCGCCGAGTTCCCCCGCACGAGCCCCGAGGCAATCGCTCGGCTGCTCGCGCAACTGGTCGAGAGCGGCGCCTTGATCGCCACCCTGCGACCGCCGCTGACGACGACGGAACCGATGGCGCACCTGCTCGCCGAACTCGACGCCGCGGGCATCGACGACCTGCCCGACCTCGTGAAGATCACCGCCGAACTCGCCGCGATCCGCGACGAGCTGGCCTTGGCGCGTGCCTGGGCGCCGATGGCCGAACACGCGGTCGCGTTGGAGCAGACCGAGGAACGGATGCGCGCGGTCCACCCGAGCCCGGGGCGGGTCCAAGCGGTGGACGTGGTGGTGGCCGGCGAGCTGACGGTTCCCGAGGCGGTGCTGCGCGAGGCGGAGAGTGCCGCGACGACGCTGCTGCGGCTCACGCCGTTCCCGTTCGGCGATCCGGCATGGAAGGACTGGCATGCCCGGTTCCTGGACCGCTATGGCGCGGGCGCGGTGGTCGGCGTGCGCGAGGTGGTCGCCGACTCCGGGCTGGGTTTCCCCGCCGGGTTTCTCGGCGCGGCCCGCCCGCGCGCCGCGCACCTGGTCACCGAACGCGACGTCACCCTGCTGCGGCTGATCCAGCGCGCCAGCACTGACAACCGGGCCGAGATCGTCGTGACCGAGTCCGTCCTGGAGGATCTCCGTGTCGGCGACCACGCGAAACTCGTCGCGCCCGCCCGGGCGGAGTTGGCGTTCCAGCTGCACGCCGCCTCACCGGAAGCGTTGGAGCGCGGGCGTTTCCAGTTGTGGGTCACCGGCGTGCCGATGCACGCCACGAGTATGGCCGGACGCTTCACCCGTCTGCTGTCCGAACAGGACCGGCAACGGCTGGCCGCCAGCTACGCCCCGGACCGCGCCGACGTCGTCTGCGCGCAGCTGTCGTTCCCGCCCCGGCGCGAACGCAACGAGAACATCGTGCGCGTACCCCGGTTCCTGCCGTACTTGATCCCGCTCGGCGAACACCACGCCACGGACCCGACCGTGATCGCGCTGGACGATCTGGCGGTGACCGCTGACGCAGATGAGATCGCGCTCGTGCGGATCTCCACCGGCCAGCGGGTCCAGCCGCACATCCCGCACGCGTTGCAGAACACCATGCAGACTCCGCCGCTGGCGCGGTTCCTGGCCGAGGTCGCCTCCGCGCGCCGTGCGGTGTACGGCCCGTTCGGCTACGGCGTCGCCGACGGCCTGCCCTTCGTGCCCCGCATCCGCCACGGCCGCACCGTCCTCTCGCCCGCCCGCTGGCACCTCACCCCCACCGACGTCCCGCCCGCGGCGGGCACCAGTTCCTGGGACAAGGCGCTGCACACCTGGCAGACCCGATGGCACGCGCCCTCGGCCGTCGTCCTGGTCGAAGGCGAACTCCGGCTCTCGCTCGACCTGGACGACCCCGCCGATCGCGCGCTGCTGCGCAGCCGCCTGGAACGCAACCGCACCGGGAACCTCGAACTGCGCGAGGCCGGACCCCACGAAAACAGCGGCTGGGCCGGGCGACCCTGCGAACTGGTGGTCCCACTGCGCGCCGCCCCACCGGCGACCACACCGGGGCACGACAGGACACGGACGGCCCGGCCACGCGTCACGGTGCGCCGCTCGGACACGGCTATGCCGGGCCGAGCGGGAATCATCCGCGCACACCTGCACGCCCATCCCGCGCGGTTCGACGAGATCCTCACCGACTACCTGCCCGCCCTGATCACCGACGCCAGCACCGAGCACGATGCTCTGCCATGGTGGTTCTGGCGGCACCACGACCCGACGCGAGCCGACAGCGACCAGCACCTCGTGCTGTGCCTACGCACCCGCCCCGACACCGACGAGGCCGTGACCGCCCGGCTCGCGGGCTGGGCCGGGACGCTGCATGAGGCAGGTCTGCTCGCCGAGCTCACCTACGCCTCCCCCACACCGTCCCCGGCCGTCCTCGGCCACAAGCCGGAAACGCGGGAGGCCATCGACAAGGTGTTGACCGCGGACTCAGTGGCCGCCGTGGAACAGCTGCGGTGCGCGAAACGTGCCTGGACACCTGGCCAAGCCCTCGCGGCGGCGTCCATGACCGAAATCGCCGCATCACTGGCGACCGCCCCGCACCTCGGATTGCGCGACCTGGTCGACCTGCTGCCCCACGAACCGGGCAAGCTCGACCGCGCGCTCGCCGACGCCGCACTCGCCCTCGTAGACCACCACGGCCAGCTGCGGCCTCTGCACAGCGAACAGGCTCTCACCGAGGCGTGGCAGCAGCGCCACCACGCCCTCGCCGCCTACCGCGAGCACGCGGCACACGACGAGACTGTCGAGGAACGGCTGGTGCTGCGGACGCTGCTGCGCAACCACCACCTGCGCGCGGTGAGCGCGGACCCTGGCACGGAAAAGATCATCGGCCGTCTCACCCGCGCCATCGCCCAACGCCGCCTCGCCCTCCTGCACCAGGACCGGGCATGA
- a CDS encoding HAD family hydrolase codes for MLITTDVGHTLGSFDRPGTAEVLRDIALAPDSAAEIDRNILHVVPELTDEVAELVRERLLISPSDWPQIWPTGGFTAYPGTLAALERLAALAPVVVLSNVSCIAGPARMGDLLDQCGQHLAGVYTSYQLQARKPQRRCWTTIAAEYRVPVSDIVHLGDRVPEDVWGALAAGCRAAVLVNTRDVHVPDDVHRDPRIAVVPDLAGAAEHVAELAGAPA; via the coding sequence GTGCTGATCACCACCGATGTGGGCCACACCCTCGGCTCGTTCGACCGGCCGGGTACCGCGGAGGTGTTGCGAGACATCGCGCTGGCGCCGGATAGCGCGGCCGAGATCGACCGCAACATCCTGCATGTCGTTCCCGAACTCACTGACGAGGTCGCCGAGCTGGTGCGCGAGCGGTTGCTCATCAGCCCCTCCGACTGGCCCCAGATCTGGCCGACTGGTGGGTTCACCGCCTATCCAGGAACGTTGGCCGCTTTGGAACGCCTCGCGGCCCTGGCGCCGGTGGTCGTGTTGTCGAACGTCTCCTGCATCGCCGGGCCCGCCAGGATGGGTGACCTTCTCGACCAGTGCGGGCAGCACCTCGCCGGGGTCTACACCAGCTACCAGCTGCAGGCGCGTAAACCCCAGCGCCGGTGCTGGACCACGATCGCCGCCGAGTATCGGGTACCGGTTAGCGACATCGTTCACCTCGGCGATCGGGTTCCTGAAGACGTCTGGGGAGCGCTCGCCGCCGGGTGCCGGGCCGCTGTGCTCGTCAACACTCGCGACGTCCACGTGCCGGACGACGTTCATCGTGACCCGCGGATCGCCGTAGTGCCCGATCTGGCCGGCGCCGCTGAGCACGTCGCTGAGCTGGCAGGAGCACCCGCGTGA
- a CDS encoding SDR family NAD(P)-dependent oxidoreductase has product MIDSSNGSLADMPYLQNQVAIVTGASRGIGREITHQLMARGIFVCAGVRDPSIERRAVERHRATDLYREINLDVTQLDSVHKAVQDVLSVFGRIDILVNNAGVSDGENDALRLDLEVFKEVMDVNLLGAWRLSEAVIPAMTINNYGRIVNMSSTLGSLHHMNRATEPVYRISKAAINALTRVFAARLSDTGILVNAASPGWVRTDLGGPNAPRSVQQGADTPVWLATLPEGGPSGGLFYDRAPLEW; this is encoded by the coding sequence TTGATCGACAGCTCCAACGGATCGCTTGCTGATATGCCATATCTACAAAATCAGGTCGCCATCGTAACCGGAGCTAGCAGAGGGATTGGGCGAGAAATCACCCATCAGCTGATGGCTCGTGGAATATTCGTGTGCGCGGGTGTGCGCGACCCAAGTATCGAACGACGTGCAGTGGAGCGGCACCGCGCTACCGATCTCTATCGCGAGATCAACCTCGACGTCACCCAGCTCGATTCTGTACACAAGGCCGTTCAAGATGTTCTCAGTGTGTTCGGTCGAATTGACATTCTCGTCAACAATGCAGGGGTGTCCGACGGAGAAAACGACGCCTTGCGCCTCGATCTTGAAGTGTTCAAAGAGGTAATGGACGTGAACCTGCTGGGTGCATGGCGATTGTCTGAAGCAGTAATACCGGCGATGACCATAAATAACTACGGCCGTATCGTTAATATGTCCAGCACCCTTGGGTCATTGCATCACATGAATCGAGCGACCGAGCCGGTATACCGGATCAGCAAAGCCGCTATAAACGCCTTGACCCGCGTCTTCGCCGCGCGCTTAAGCGATACCGGAATTCTCGTCAACGCTGCTTCTCCAGGTTGGGTTAGGACTGACCTCGGCGGACCGAACGCGCCACGCTCGGTCCAGCAAGGTGCTGACACCCCGGTCTGGCTTGCCACGCTTCCCGAGGGTGGGCCGTCTGGCGGCCTCTTCTATGACCGTGCGCCACTCGAATGGTGA
- a CDS encoding helix-turn-helix domain-containing protein, whose amino-acid sequence MSPTLLVGLSATLLLVIAVLALRVRARRQRQRWNNRPDSVAAITARVAAERKQPRQVWPTYDQDLRNTNPESEQPTLPLPRVQSLRPRLYLRPTSHPRASSDTLDPLPCPEQSEHRNTATAPFPAARLASFATSVEHTSQLPDNRPSGEPIRAKHGVISHLEHPIRMADNRSDEPTRDLAHPVSAVPVRGGLSQRHTTNPAESGQSLSPLDIQTALHDETLDRAFQQRLHLAHDRDILPLVPLGYRLRVLREARGLSQRELVRRAHIGRHRVVQAEEPFTKPRIPTLVHLAGPLQVDPIQLVLLAVDDFVARGPQWSALRLDLSNPYSYSFPVNENVAAILFSSAESADGQAMPLGVRLRQARVRGGITRNSLANSSRYSEELIKHVEIGLREIHTVPLLVGFAVGLKVPMDQFAALIVNDIQARVIGTSITSSDNPSEPCRTGVPGHDKPALRAVTKLDDTLE is encoded by the coding sequence ATGAGCCCGACCCTCCTCGTCGGTCTGTCGGCCACGCTGCTGCTGGTCATCGCGGTGCTCGCCTTGCGAGTCCGCGCCCGTCGACAGCGGCAGCGCTGGAACAACCGTCCGGACTCGGTAGCGGCCATCACCGCTCGCGTCGCGGCGGAGCGAAAACAACCGCGCCAAGTCTGGCCCACCTACGACCAGGACCTGCGGAACACCAACCCGGAAAGCGAGCAGCCGACACTGCCGCTGCCCCGTGTCCAGAGCCTACGGCCACGGCTCTACTTACGACCGACGTCGCATCCCAGGGCATCGAGCGACACCCTCGACCCGCTGCCATGCCCAGAGCAGTCGGAACATCGGAACACCGCCACAGCCCCGTTTCCCGCTGCCAGGCTCGCGAGCTTCGCTACGTCGGTCGAGCACACAAGCCAATTACCTGACAACCGCCCGTCCGGTGAGCCGATCCGCGCGAAACATGGAGTCATATCCCACTTGGAGCACCCGATTCGCATGGCCGATAACAGATCCGACGAACCGACTCGCGACCTCGCACACCCCGTTTCCGCTGTCCCGGTACGTGGAGGGTTGAGCCAGCGCCACACCACAAATCCCGCGGAGTCGGGACAGTCGCTATCGCCGCTGGACATCCAAACAGCACTGCACGACGAGACCCTGGACAGGGCGTTTCAGCAAAGGCTGCACCTTGCTCACGACCGGGACATCCTTCCTCTAGTCCCTCTCGGATACCGACTGCGAGTGCTACGGGAAGCCCGAGGACTGTCCCAGCGGGAATTGGTCCGGCGCGCGCACATAGGACGGCATCGCGTCGTTCAGGCCGAGGAGCCGTTCACAAAACCGAGAATTCCGACACTGGTACATCTGGCGGGTCCGCTCCAGGTCGATCCGATCCAGTTGGTGTTGCTCGCTGTAGACGATTTCGTTGCGCGGGGTCCCCAGTGGTCCGCGCTCAGGCTAGATTTGTCGAACCCATATTCGTATTCATTTCCCGTCAATGAGAACGTCGCGGCCATATTATTTTCCTCTGCCGAATCCGCCGACGGTCAGGCCATGCCGCTTGGTGTTCGTCTCCGGCAGGCGCGCGTGCGAGGCGGTATCACGCGGAATTCTCTGGCGAATTCCTCGCGATATAGCGAAGAACTGATCAAACATGTCGAGATTGGCCTACGAGAGATACACACCGTGCCGCTACTGGTCGGCTTCGCCGTCGGCCTGAAGGTTCCAATGGACCAGTTCGCCGCGCTGATCGTCAACGACATCCAGGCCCGGGTCATCGGCACCTCGATAACCAGCAGCGACAATCCCAGCGAGCCCTGCCGGACCGGCGTGCCGGGACACGACAAGCCCGCCCTGCGCGCGGTGACCAAACTCGACGACACCCTCGAATAG
- a CDS encoding SAM-dependent methyltransferase, with protein MAHISSTHPVCPALDTTRAGLARVRDAALGGKDNYSIDRDLVAALEHAAPGFSDLVRAERAWHIRAVRYLASIGVDQFLDCGLGLPTPFDNTHEIAQRHNDEARIVYADADCIVVAHGRALLEENERSLVIQADYTYPEELVPAADAFLDFTRPIGLLLTDTLHHVDDDAHPDKLMDTYRDALAPGSAIAVSHWWDPGAGPEHDAARALEATWQARCPQPGRYRTRTEIEALLDGLELVPPGLVTFDDWWPDGPTMTTPTPTRRLGLAAVGIKP; from the coding sequence ATGGCGCACATCAGTAGCACCCACCCGGTGTGTCCCGCGCTGGACACCACCCGCGCCGGGTTAGCCCGGGTGCGTGATGCCGCGCTAGGCGGCAAGGACAACTACTCCATCGACCGGGACCTGGTGGCCGCGCTCGAACACGCCGCCCCTGGCTTCAGCGACCTGGTCCGCGCCGAACGCGCGTGGCACATCCGCGCCGTGCGGTACCTCGCCAGCATCGGGGTCGACCAGTTCCTCGACTGCGGCCTCGGACTGCCCACCCCGTTCGACAACACCCACGAGATCGCCCAGCGCCACAACGACGAAGCCCGGATCGTCTACGCCGACGCCGATTGCATTGTGGTCGCCCACGGCCGCGCCTTGCTGGAAGAGAACGAGCGCAGCCTCGTCATCCAGGCCGACTACACCTACCCCGAGGAACTCGTCCCCGCGGCCGACGCGTTCCTGGACTTCACCCGCCCGATCGGGCTGCTGCTCACCGACACACTGCACCACGTCGACGACGACGCCCATCCCGACAAGCTCATGGACACCTACCGCGACGCGCTCGCACCCGGTTCCGCCATCGCCGTGAGCCACTGGTGGGACCCCGGTGCCGGCCCCGAACACGACGCCGCCCGCGCGCTGGAAGCCACCTGGCAGGCCCGCTGCCCCCAGCCCGGCCGGTACCGCACCCGCACCGAGATCGAGGCCCTGCTCGACGGACTGGAACTCGTGCCGCCCGGCCTCGTGACCTTCGACGACTGGTGGCCCGACGGCCCCACCATGACCACACCGACGCCTACCCGGCGCCTCGGACTCGCCGCTGTCGGAATCAAGCCTTGA